The nucleotide window GATGCCAACCCGGAGCTGGCCGCCAAGGCCGCCCAGGCGTTGGAAAAGGCCAAGGACCTGGCGGTGGAGGCCGGGCAGAAAGCCGCGCCCTTGATCAAGGAAGCCAGTGACAAGGCCGCAGGCTACGCGCAAGAGAAAACGCCGTTGCTCAAGGCCCAGGCCCTGAAGGCGATTGACGATGCCAAGCAGCGTCGTGCCCAGCTGCAAGAGCAGGCCAAACGCGACAAGGCGGCGCGCGCGGAAATGATCCGCACCATGTATGACATCACCCTGACCCCGGAAGACGTCAATTTCGTCGAGGAGCCGTTCAACCATTTTGAGCGGCAGTTGATGTTTTTCGTGCGTAACGGCGAGGTGCTGGAAAGCGAAAAGCGCAACCAGACGCACCTGGACGCCTACCACTCGCACCGCTCCACCGGTGGCCACATGTGGCAGGGCACGGGTCATACCGGTAGCAGCTCATCGACCATGCAGGTCACTGCGCACAATGTTCAGGAGCACGAGTTCTGGGTGCGCCTGGAGAATGGCACCGAGGCGTGTTTCCAGCTGAACAACAATGGTGTGCGCCTGCGCCCTGGGCAGTATGTGAGCATGGCGTTTGTGCGCAACGCCAATCAGGACATGGGGCAGATGGTGGCGCTGTACAACCATAACGCCGGGCAGAACTTCGTGACCCTCTCGCCGAGGCAGATCAACCAGCAGTTCCAGCTTTACTTGAAAGAGCCCGGCATTTTCAACGCCAACGAAGTGAACGGTACGCGCGACAGGCTGCTGCAGGCGCTGGACAAGCGTCTGGGCGAACTGGCCAGGTACATGGCGTTGCACGGTGACAGGCGTGCCGGCCAGTTGATAGAAGGGCACGCGGAATAAACGAAAAAGCCCCGGGAGATCTCCCAGGGCTTTTTTGATATGGCGCACTCGGCGGGATTCGAACCCACGACCCCTGCCTTCGGAGGGCAGTACTCTATCCAGCTGAGCTACGAGTGCAACGCGCACGCATGATACCCATCTGTGTCGTTGACGTCCATCGCCTTGATCTGTGGCCTTTTTCCTCTTTTTGCGCAGGCGGCTTTTGCGGGCCACCGGCCTGCGCAAATTTATCTATCCATATGCGATATCAATATTTCCCACACCCTTCTTATGCCCTCTATCCTCTGGTCACAACTTGTTATAACAAGTCATCGATCAGCGAAGAGATCCCATGGCCGAACTGCTCCCCCTGTCCCCGGTACCGCTCTATACCCAGCTCAAGGAACTGCTGCGCGAGCGCATCCTCGACGGCACTTATCCACCGCATAGCCGCATGCCCTCGGAAAGCGAACTGGGCAAGGCCTTCGATGTCAGCCGCATCACCGTGCGCCAAGCGCTGGGCGACCTGCAGAAGGAAGGGCTGATCTTCAAGATCCACGGCAAAGGCACGTTCGTCGCCAAGCCCAAGGCGTTCCAGAACGTCAGTACCTTGCAGGGCCTGGGCGAGTCGATGACGCAGATGGGCTACGAAGTGATCAACCGCCTGCGCAGCTTCCGCCATGTGCCGGCCAACGCATTGGTTGCCGCCCGGCTGCAGGTCGAGGAGGGTAGCCTGGTCACCGAGATCCGCCGGGTGCGCCTGATCAACCGCGAGCCGGTATCACTGGAGCTTACCTGGCTGCCCAAGGCTGTCGGCGAAAAACTGGAGAAGGCCGACCTGGTCACCCGCGACATCTTCCTGCTGCTGGAAAACGACTGCGCCATCGCTCTTGGCCACGCCGACCTGGCCATCGATGCGGTACTGGCCGACAGCGACCTGACCCAGGCCCTGGATGTTGAAGAAGGCTCGCCGATCATGCGCATCGAGCGCCTGACCCATGCTGCCGACGGCACGCCGCTGGACTTCGAACACCTTTACTACCGCGGCGATGCCTTCCAGTACCGCCTGCGCATTGATCGCCAGAAAGGGGGCAAGGCATGAGCATCCATACCCAGGACTACGACATCATCATCATCGGTGGGGGCACGGCCGGGCCGATGGCGGCGATCAAGGCCAAGGAGCAGGACAAAAGCCTGCGCGTGCTGCTGCTGGACAAGGCCAACGTCAAGCGCAGCGGTGCCATCAGTATGGGCATGGACGGCTTGAACAACGCCATCATCCCCGGCCACGCCACCCCCGAGCAGTACACCAAGGAAATCACCGTGGCCAATGACGGCATCGTCAACCAGGCCACCGTGCATGCCTACGCAACCCACAGCTTTGAAACCATCGAGCAACTCGACCGCTGGGGCGTGAAGTTCGAGAAGGACGAAACCGGCGACTACGCGGTGAAGAAAGTTCACCACATGGGCGCCTACGTGCTGCCCATGCCCGAAGGCCACGACATCAAGAAGGTGTTGTACCGCCAGCTCAAGCGTGCCCGGGTAGAGATCAGCAACCGCATGGTCTGCACCCGTGTGCTGCTTGATGGCGAAGGCGCCGCGGCGGGTGTGCTGGGCTTCGATTGCCGCAGCGGCGAGTTTCGGGTGGTGCGGGCCAAGGCGGTAATCCTTGCCTGCGGCGCAGCCGGGCGCCTGGGCCTGCCGTCGTCAGGCTATTTGATGGGCACCTACGAGAACCCGACCAACGCCGGTGACGGCTACGCCATGGCCTACCATGCGGGCGCCGAGCTGGCCAACCTCGAGTGCTTCCAGATCAACCCGCTGATCAAGGACTACAACGGCCCGGCCTGTGCCTACGTCACCGGCCCGCTGGGTGGATACACCGCCAACAGCAAGGGCGAGCGCTTCATCGAGTGCGACTACTGGAGCGGCCAGATGATGTGGGAGTTCCACCAGGAGCTCGAAGGCGGCAATGGCCCGGTGTTCCTCAAACTGGACCACTTGGCCGAAGAGACCATCCAGAACATCGAAGAGATCCTGCACAGCAACGAGCGCCCCAGCCGTGGCCAGTTTCACGCCGGGCGTGGCACCGACTACCGCCAGCACATGGTCGAGATGCATATCTCCGAGATCGGTTTCTGCTCCGGGCATTCGGCGTCGGGGGTGTGGGTCAATGAAAAGGCCGAGACCAGCGTCAAAGGGCTTTATGCCGCTGGCGACATGGCTGCGGTCCCGCACAACTACATGCTCGGCGCCTTTACCTATGGCTGGTTTGCCGGTGTGAACGCCGCGCATTACGTGGCCGGGCGCGAACTCGCCGAGGTCGATGCCGAGCAAGTCGAGCGCGAGCGCGCGCGGGTGTTTGCCCCGCTGCAGCGTGAGCATGGCCTGCCGCCAGCCCAGGTCGAGTACAAGCTCAGGCGCATGGTCAACGACTACCTGCAGCCGCCGAAGGTGACCAAGAAGATGCAAATCGGCCTGGCGCGCTTTGCCGAGATCGAGCGTGATCTGGAGCAGATGAAGGCCAGCAACCCTCATGAACTGATGCGTGCGATGGAAGTGTCGGTGATTCGCGATTGCGCCGAGATGGCGGCGCGGGCCTCGTTGTTCCGCGAGGAAAGCCGCTGGGGCCTGTACCACCACCGGGTGGACTTCCCTGAGCGCAACGATAGCGAGTGGTTCTGCCATTGCCACCTGAAAAAGGGCGAGCACGGTGAAATGACCAGTTTCAGGAAGGCCGTCGAACCCTACCTGATCGCCCTGGATGCCGATGAACAGACCGCCTATGACCGGTTGCGAGTGAAGGCTGATGCAGCCTGAATGGGGCTGCTTTGCAGCCCAATCGCCGGCAAGCCAGCTCCCACAGGTACTGCATCGGCGGTGAAGTCTGCACCCTCCTGTGGGAGCTGGCTTGCCGGCGATGAGGCCATCAGCCTCTGCAAAAAACAGAACGAGGGCCACAGGCCCCAAGGACTCCGTGAAATGGCCTACCAGCCGCAAGAAATCTTCTTCCGCAGCAGCGCCCCGGTCACCATCGACGAAGACAAATGCATCGCCGAAAAAGGCTGCACCGTGTGTGTCGAGGTCTGCCCCATGGACCTGCTGGCGATCAACCCGGCCACGCAGAAGGCCTACATGGCTTTCGACGAATGCTGGTACTGCATGCCCTGCGAGAAGGACTGCCCCACCGGTGCGGTGAAGGTCGACATCCCGTACCTGCTGCGCTGATTCATCCTGCCATCCGGCGAACCACCGGACGCCCTCCTGCTGTGCCCCTCGTTTCCCACCACCCAAGCCGGGCGGCGGAGACGACCCCAACTCTTATAACGATTCGAGGGGAAACACCCATGCGCCTTGTTGCAACCGTGGCCGGCCTCGCGCTGGCGCTCACTGGCCTGAGCGCCAGTGCCGAAAACATCCGCATCGCCATCGGCACCCAGGACACCACCATCAACTGCGCCACCGGTGGCCTGCTGATCCGTGAGCTGGGCCTGCTGGACAAGTACCTGCCGCACGACGGCAAGTACAAGGACGCTACCTACCAGGTCGAGTGGAAGAACTTCACCAGCGGTGCGCCGCTGACCAACGAAATGGTCGCCGGCAAGCTCGACTTCGGCGCCATGGCCGACTTCCCGGGGTCGTTCAACGGCGTTGCCCATCTGGATGCCGGCAAGCGCAGCCTGTTCATCAGTGTGCTGTCGGGCAGCGTGCATGGCAGTGGCAACGGCATCGTCGTGCCCGCCGCCTCCAGCGTGCAGTCGCTGGCGGAGCTCAAGGGCAAGACCATTTCCGTGCCGTTCGCCTCCACTGCCCACGGCATGCTGTTGCGCGCCGTCGCCGCTCAGGGCTGGGACCCGCAGAAAGATGTGCGAATCATCGCCCAGGCGCCGGAAATCGCCGGCTCCGCCCTGCGCAGCAACCGCATCGAAGCCCACGCCGACTTCGTGCCGTTCGCCGAGTTGTTCCCTAACCGCGGCTTCGCCCGCAAGATCTACGATGGCGCCCAGGCCAACGCACCGACCTTCCATGGTGCCCTGGTCGATGCCGACTACGCGAAGAAGTACCCGGAAGTGGTCACCGCCTACTTGCGCGCCAGCCTTGAAGCCGACCGCCTGATCGCTGCGCAGCCTGAGAAGTACAGCGAGTTGATCGAGAAGGTCACGGGTATCGAAGCCGAGGTCAATTACCTGTTCCACGGCCCGCTCGGCCTGCAGACCCGCGACCTGACGTGGAAGCCTGAATACCGCCAGGCAGTGGCTACATCCATCGATACGCTCAAGCTGCTGAAAAAGACCGACCGTGGCCTGGACACCGACAGGTTCATCGACGACCAGTACATCCGTGCCGCCTTCAAAGAGGCTGGCCTGGACTACGACAAGGCGCTGAAAGACTACGACGCGCAGCCACTCAAGGCCAATGACGCGCTGACCGGCAAACCGATCACCGACTTCAGCCGCCTGGCGCAGATCTGGGTGCGCGGTGAAGACAAGGTCCGCCACTACGCTTCGCCGGAGGCCGCCCTTGGTGCCTTGGCCCAGCTGGAGCAGGAGGGCAAGGACATCCGCGCCATCTACGCCCAGGCCGCCGACAGCGGCATCAAGTTGCTGGCAAACCAGGCCTGGTTCGTGCGCAACGGTAAAGGCGAACTGGCGGCGTTCCTGCTCAAGGACCAGGCCGAGCAGTATGCCAAGGCCCATGGTGGCGAGGCGCTGGACTTCGTCAGCGCCAACCAGAAGCTGGTCGCCCAGCGCTGACCGGGAGGCACCGACATGACCCGCAACCTCAAGCGCTGGCCGCTGCGCCTGGCGTCGCTGCTGGCCTGCCTGCTGTTCTGGCAGGTGGCGGCAAACGTGAAACTGGACCTTGGTTTGCTGACGTTCACCTATGTCCCCACACCCAGGGCGGTGCTGGACGCTGCCTGGCAGTTGCTGACCTCCAGCACCCTGCTGGCGCACCTGGGCAGCAGCCTGTCGCGGGTATTTGCCGGTTATGCCACTGCGGCACTGGTTGGCGTGGCCCTGGGGTTGCTGATCGGCCGCTTGAAATGGGCTGAAGATACCCTGCTGCCGCCGCTGGAGGTGCTGCGGCCGATTCCGGCGGTGGCGTGGATCCCGCTGGCAATCCTGATGTTCCCGTCGTCGGAACTGTCGATGGTGTTCATCACCTTCACCGGTGCGTTGTTCCCCATCCTGCTCAACACCGTGCATGGCGTCGAGGCCGTCGACCCGCGCCTGGTGGCATCGGCGCGCAGCCTCGGTGCCGGGCGCTGGGCGATCCTGCGCGAAGTGGTGTTGCCTGGGGCGTTGCCGAGCATCGTCACGGGCCTTGCCATCGGCATGGGTACGTCATGGTTCTGCCTGGTCACTGCCGAGATGATTTCCGGGCAGTTCGGCATCGGCTACTACACCTGGGAGTCCTACACCTTGCAAAACTACCCGGACATCATTGTCGGCATGCTGCTGATCGGCGTGCTGGGCATGGGCAGCAGCGCCCTGGTCAAGCGCCTGGGGGCGTTGGCCACGCCGTGGTACCGCACGCGGAGGGCCAGTTGATGAACAGTTATCAACAGGCGCAGGGGCGTATCGATGGTCGTGGCCTGTCGATTCGCCTGGGGCAGGGCAGCGAAGCGTTCGAGGCGGTGCAGCGGCTGGACTTTGCCGTGGAGCCGGGCGAATTCGTTTGCATCCTCGGCCCCTCCGGTTGTGGCAAGTCGACGTTGCTCGGCGCCCTGGCCGGCCACCTGGTGCCCAGCAGCGGCCAGCTGAACGTGGACAGCCAGCCCGTTGCCGGGCCGTCACCGCAGCGTGGCATGGTGTTCCAGCACCACACCTTGCTGCCCTGGCGTAGCGTGCTCGACAACGTGGCCTTCGGCCTGAAGATGCAGGGCCTGGGCCGCGCCGAACGTCACCGGCAGGCTCGCGAAATGCTGCAACTGGTGGGGCTGGCCGACTTTGCCGGGCGCTGGCCCAACCAGCTGTCCGGCGGTATGCAGCAGCGGGCCGAAATTGCCAGGGTGCTGATCAACCGCCCACGGCTCTTGCTGATGGACGAACCTTTCGGCGCACTGGACGCGCAAACCCGTGCTCGGATGCAGGAGCTGTTGCTGGATATCTGGGCCAGCATCCGAACCACCGTAGTCTTCGTCACCCACGATATCGACGAAGCGCTGTTCCTCGCCGATCGCATCCTGGTGATGAGCCCGCGCCCCGGTCGCTTCATCGAAGACCTGCGCCTGGACTTTGCGCGCCCGCGCCGCGCCAGCCTGCTGACCAGCCCTGAATTCACTCACCTCAAGCGTCACTGCCTGGCGTTGCTGCGCCACGAGGAAGGCCGCGAACTGCCGCGCCTGACCCCGCTGGGCCTGCCGGACACTGACCACCCACCGCTACGGATCGCGCTATGACTGACCGAACGACCGCCAACCCCGAAATTGTTGCCCTGTTGCCCCGTCTTGATGCCACAGACGCTGGCGTGCGCCGAATCGCCCTGATCGAGCTGGCCGACCTGGAAGACCCGGATGGCTTGCCTTGGCTCACCGATGCCCTGCTGGTGGACGCCGCCGACGAGGTGCGTGCCGAGGCCGCGCGCCTGCTTGAGGCCTGGGAAGAACCCGAAGTTGTGCAAGCCCTGTGCGCTGCGCTGGCCGATGCCGCCGAGCCTGTACGCCTGGCAGCCGCACAGAGCCTCAGCGAACTCAAGAGCCTTGAGGCCGGCCAGCTGATCCTGCCATGGGTCAAACACGCCGATGCCTTCGTCCGCGCCAGTGCCCTGCGAGCCTTGCGCGAGCTGCGCCTGGAGGATGCCGCCGACCCTGCGCTGCTGGCGCTGGCCGATGACGACGCCGCCGTGCGGCGTGAGGCAGTGGGCATTCTTGGCTGGCTCAAGCACCAGCCGGCGTTGCTGGCGCTGGCAGCGCTCGCCGAGGCCGAGCCGGACACCGAGGTGCGCCGCGCGGCCATCGGCGCGCTGGGCCTTGCCCGCGACAACTCGGTGTTGCCTGCGTTGGTGGCGGCATTGACTGACCAGGCCTGGCAAGTGCGCGAGGAAGCCGCCACCACGTTAGGCAAAGTCGGTCAGGGCCAAGCAGGCCCGGCGTTGGTGGATGCCCTTGCCGATGACTTCTGGCAGGTACGCCTGCGGGCAGCGCGCTCCCTGGGTCGGCTGCGCTACGCCGCTGCACTGGACGCGCTTGGCGGCTTGCTTGGCCATGGCATCGCCAACCTGCGCAAGGAGGCGGCGCTGGCGCTGGGCGAGCTGGGCCAGGCGCGTGCCTTGCCGGTGCTGCAGGCCGCCGAGGCCGACAGCGACCCCGAGGTGCGCAAGGCGGTGCGGATTGCCCTGGCGCAACTGCGCGGGGCTGCCCGATGAACGCCCCGCAAGCCATTCGCAACCTGCGCGGGCCAGGGCAGTTGGTACTGCAATGGGAAGACTGCGAGCACAGCCTCAGCCATACCCGGTTGCGTGGTGCCTGCCCTTGCTCACAATGCCGTGCGGCGCGGCTGTCGGGTGCGATCAGCCTGGTGCGCGACGATGTGCGCGTGGTGCAAATCGAGTCACAAGGGTATGGGGTGCAGCTGGTGTTCAGCGATGGGCATGAGCGCGGGATCTACCCCTGGGCTTACTTGCGTGACCTGGTCAGCACTGAAATTGTCGCCGGTCATTCACAATGCAATCAGCTCCGGCCTTAGCCCTTCGACCCGTCGCACCGGCGGTGGCAGGTAGCCGCCATCCCCCGTGATCTGGTGCAGCACCTTCTCGCGCAGCCCATGCAGTGCAACACCGGTGCGCAATCGTGGATGCGGCAGGTCTATCTCGACCACCGATTTGATCCTGCCCGGACGTGGCTCCAGCACCACAACCCGATCAGCCAGGTACGTCGCCTCCTCGGCATCGTGGGTCACCAGCAAGGTTGTGATACCTGCCCGTTCGCGAATGGCCAGCAGCTCGTCCTGCAGTTGCTGGCGGGTCAGGGCATCCAGGGCGCCGAACGGCTCGTCTAGCAGCAGGATACGCGGGCTGGCTACAAGGCCACGGGCAATGGCCACGCGCTGCGCCATGCCGCCCGACAGCTGGTGCGGATAAGCCGACTCGAAGCCGACCAGCCCCACCAGTTGCACGAATTCATGCACACGCCGGGCACGTTCACCCTGGGTCAGCGACTCGTTGACCAGCCCCAGGGCAATGTTCTGTTCCACGTTCAACCACGGAAACAGCCGGTGCTCCTGGAACACGATGCCGCGTTCGCCATCAATGCCGCTGACGGCGCGGCCATCGACGCGGATGCTGCCGCTGTATTCGGTATCCAGCCCCACCAACAGGCGTAGCAGGGTGGACTTGCCGCAACCGGAAGCCCCGACGATGGCAATGAACTCGCCCTCGTTGATCGACAGGTTGAAGTTGCGGATAGCCTCCAGCGGCTGGCCGTCCACGCTGAACACCTTGCCGACCCCCTCGAAGCTGACCAGCGGCGGGGTGGTGTCGGGCTGGTTGGCCGCCTGCAGGTGCGAGGTGTTGAATGCGTTCATGCGGTTCTCCAGCGCGTGGCGCGCGATTCGAGGCGTTGTCCAAGGGTGCCGAGCAGGGCGCCGACCAGGCCGATCAGGACCATGGCGGCCATCACCTGGTCCATGCGGAACAGTTGCTGGGCGCCGATCATCAGGCTGGCGATGCCGCCGTCCGACGGCATGAAGTATTCGGCGCCGATGGTGCCCAGCCAGGCGTAGATCAGCGACAGGCGCAGGCCGGCGAAAATCGCCGGGGCCGCGCCGGGCAGTACCAGCAGGCGCAGGCGTTGCCACAGGTTCAGGCGCAGGGTGCGGGCCGCTTCGCCCAGTTGCGGCGAGAGGCTGGCGATACCGCGCTGGGTAGCGATCAGCAGCGGGAAGAATGCGGCCAGGCCAACGAACACAAGCTTGGCCCCTTCACCCAGGCCGAACCACGCAGTGAGCAAAGGCACCCAGGCGAACAGCGCCACTTGGCGCAAGGCCGACAGGCTTGGCCCGAAGACGCGTTCGGCCGCACTGGAAAGCCCCAGCAGCAATCCGGCCAGCAAGCCTGCGGCGCCGCCCAGCAGCAGGCCGCTCAGGGTACGTTCCAGGCTCAGCAACAAGGCCTGCGGCAACGACCCATCGGCCAGGCCGACCAACAGCGTGCGCAGTACCTCAAGTGGCGAGGTGAGGATGTTCGGGTCAACCCAGCCAAAGCTGTTACTGGCCTGCCACAGCGCCAATAGCCCCAGGGGCAGCAACAGGCTTTGCCAGCCGCGGGGCACAGGCCCGCGCTGCTGCTCGCCAGTGGCTGGTTGCGGCCAGTACAGCAGGCGTTTTTCCAGGGCTGAGAAGCTGCGCTCCAGCACGGCGCCGACCAGGCCGATCACCAGAATGCACAGCATCACCAGGTCGAGCATGAACAGTTGGCGGCCCCACACCATCAGGTAACCGATCCCCTCGCTGGAGGCCAGCAACTCGACCGCCAGCAGCGAGGTCCAACCGGTGGCCAGCGCCAGGCGCACGCCGGTGAGGAAGGCCGGCAGGGCGGCCGGCAGTAACAGGCGCAGGAACAGCAGGTGCCGGGGCAGGCGCAGCGCCGCAGCGGCCTCACGCAGTTTTGGCTGGGCATCGCGCACACCCACCAACGTGTGCAAGGTAACCGGCACCACCACGGCTTTTACCAGCACCACCAGCTTGAGCAACTCGCCGATGCCGAAGAACAACATGAACAACGGAATCCAGGCCAGGGTAGGGATCTGGGCCAGCGCTACGAAGGTCGGCAGTACCAGCGTCTGCGCCCGGCGCGAAGCACCGAGCCAAACCCCCAGCAGCAAGCCGCTGGCAATGCCCGCCGCCAGCCCCCAGAACAACCGTTGCAGGCTTATCCACAGGTGCCCCCACAGCTCCCCGGAACCAAACTCCAGCGCGCTCTGCCACACCAGCGCCGGTGCCGGCAGGATCTGCTCGCTCATCCAGTGCTGCCGACTCGCAACAATCCACAGCAGCGCAATCAGCACAGGCAGCAACCAGGGTAGCACCCGCTCCCCAGAGAAGATGCGACCCCTGTAGGAGCGGCCTTGCGCCGCGAATGGGTCGCGTAGCGGCCCCCCCCGATTCCTGCTCAGAACTCCATTCATCGGCCATCTCTCGAAGCGTTGTTAGGTTATTCACTTATGGAATTAAAAAAACAATTAAGTGAATTTCAAGAGATAAGAGCATGCGTTCCCTGCATACGGAAGCCCCTCGCCGTTGCGTTTTCCTCATATTTTCCATGCGTTTTCCGCAAGCTCCCCGCAGGCCCGCATGCCGCTTGGTTTATGTCTTTCAGTTACTAAAAAATGAAGTTTTGATCTTTGTAGGTTCTAACCAGACCTGCCTAGCTTCTGGCCAAAGCGCCGGCCTTCGCCGGTGGCAGCCTGCCAAGGAGCCTTGCCATGAAAACCCCATTGCGCCACCTGATCACCGCCCTTGGGCTGGCCTTCAGCCTCGGTGCCCACGCGGCTGAACCCGCCAAGCCAGACAGCATTCGCATCGCCGTGCCGGACCTTAGCGCCGGCAGCAAGCCCAGCGCCGGTGGCGTGGTCGATGTGCTGCGTGACCAGCAGCTGCTGGAGAAGGAATTTGCCAAGGACGGCATCCGCATCGACTGGCATTTTTTCAAAGGCGCCGGGCCCGTGGTGAACGAGGCACTGGCCAACGGCCAAGCCGACTTCGCCTACCTGGGCGACCTGGCCGCGATCGTCGGCAAGGCCAATGGCCTGGACACCCGCGTGCTGTCGGCAGGCGTGCGTGGGGTCAAAAGCTACCTGGGCGTGGTGCCCGGCTCTGGCATCAAGACCCTGCATGACCTCAAGGGCAAGCGCGTGGCGGTGTTCCGCGGCACGGCCAACCAGCTGTCGTTCGCCAGCGCTCTGGCAAGCCAAGGGCTGACCGAGCGCGAGCTGAAGGTCATCAACCTGGACTTCAACGCCGCCAATGCCGCACTGGCCGCCAAGCAGATTGACGCCACCTGGGGGCTGTCCAACCTGCTGTCGCTACGTGAGCGCGGGCTGGTCGAACTGCCGGTCAACTCGCGGGATCTCGAAGGCGCCGGCAGCACCCAGGCGGTGCTACTGGGCACCGGCGATTTCATTCGCAAGTACCCCGAGCTGGTCCAGCGCCTGGTCAACGCTCAGGAGCAGGCCAGTACCTGGCTGCGGGATGAACACAACCGCGCGGCCTACATCGACCTGGTGGCCAGCAACGCCAACTGGCCGCGCAGCATCCTCAGCGATGACCTGGCCAAGGAAGACCTCGCCCACTACTTCGACCCACGCCTGGACGCTGGCTTCGTCGGCCAGCTGCAGCAGGGCGTAGACCTGGCGGCCAAGGAACGCCTGATCCGCCGCGGCTTCCAGGTAGCCGACTGGATCGAACCGCGCTTCCTCGATGCTGCGCTGAAACAGGAACAGGCCGTGCAGGCCGCCCGATAAACCTTCAAAAACCCGACAATGACCGCAAGGACCACGACCATGAGCAATGCCGCCCTGGCCACCGCGCCACAGCCTCTCGAACTCGACATTCACCCGGTTGCCGGCCGTATCGGCGCCGAAATCCGCGGTGTGCAACTGTCCGCCGACCTCGATGCAGCCACCATCGAGGCTATCCAGGCTGCACTGGTACAGCACAAGGTGATCTTCTTCCGCGACCAGACCCACCTGGATGACCAGAGCCAGGAAGGCTTTGCCAAACTGCTCGGCGAGCCGGTCGCCCACCCCACCGTACCGGTGGTGGATGGCACCAGCTACCTGCTGCAACTTGATGGCGCCGAAGGCCAGCGGGCCAACTCCTGGCACACCGACGTGACCTTCGTCGACGCCTACCCCAAGGCTTCGATACTGCGCAGCGTGGTAGCGCCGGCTTCGGGTGGCGACACCGTCTGGGCCAACACCGCCGCGGCTTATCAGGAACTGCCCGAGCCGCTGCGCGAGCTGGCCGACAAGCTGTGGGCGGTGCACAGCAACGAATACGACTACGCCAGCATCAAGCCGGATGTCGACCCGGCCAAGCTGGAGCGTTATCGCAAGGTGTTCACATCGACCGTTTACGAGACCGAGCACCCGGTAGTGCGTGTGCACCCGATCAGTGGTGAGCGGGCGCTGCAACTGGGGCATTTCGTGAAGCGCATCAAGGGGTATTCGCTGGCGGATTCGCAGCACCTGTTCGCTGTGCTGCAAGGGCATGTGACGCGCCTG belongs to Pseudomonas putida NBRC 14164 and includes:
- a CDS encoding GntR family transcriptional regulator, encoding MAELLPLSPVPLYTQLKELLRERILDGTYPPHSRMPSESELGKAFDVSRITVRQALGDLQKEGLIFKIHGKGTFVAKPKAFQNVSTLQGLGESMTQMGYEVINRLRSFRHVPANALVAARLQVEEGSLVTEIRRVRLINREPVSLELTWLPKAVGEKLEKADLVTRDIFLLLENDCAIALGHADLAIDAVLADSDLTQALDVEEGSPIMRIERLTHAADGTPLDFEHLYYRGDAFQYRLRIDRQKGGKA
- a CDS encoding HEAT repeat domain-containing protein, encoding MTDRTTANPEIVALLPRLDATDAGVRRIALIELADLEDPDGLPWLTDALLVDAADEVRAEAARLLEAWEEPEVVQALCAALADAAEPVRLAAAQSLSELKSLEAGQLILPWVKHADAFVRASALRALRELRLEDAADPALLALADDDAAVRREAVGILGWLKHQPALLALAALAEAEPDTEVRRAAIGALGLARDNSVLPALVAALTDQAWQVREEAATTLGKVGQGQAGPALVDALADDFWQVRLRAARSLGRLRYAAALDALGGLLGHGIANLRKEAALALGELGQARALPVLQAAEADSDPEVRKAVRIALAQLRGAAR
- a CDS encoding ABC transporter permease, which encodes MTRNLKRWPLRLASLLACLLFWQVAANVKLDLGLLTFTYVPTPRAVLDAAWQLLTSSTLLAHLGSSLSRVFAGYATAALVGVALGLLIGRLKWAEDTLLPPLEVLRPIPAVAWIPLAILMFPSSELSMVFITFTGALFPILLNTVHGVEAVDPRLVASARSLGAGRWAILREVVLPGALPSIVTGLAIGMGTSWFCLVTAEMISGQFGIGYYTWESYTLQNYPDIIVGMLLIGVLGMGSSALVKRLGALATPWYRTRRAS
- a CDS encoding 4Fe-4S dicluster domain-containing protein; amino-acid sequence: MAYQPQEIFFRSSAPVTIDEDKCIAEKGCTVCVEVCPMDLLAINPATQKAYMAFDECWYCMPCEKDCPTGAVKVDIPYLLR
- a CDS encoding fumarate reductase/succinate dehydrogenase flavoprotein subunit codes for the protein MSIHTQDYDIIIIGGGTAGPMAAIKAKEQDKSLRVLLLDKANVKRSGAISMGMDGLNNAIIPGHATPEQYTKEITVANDGIVNQATVHAYATHSFETIEQLDRWGVKFEKDETGDYAVKKVHHMGAYVLPMPEGHDIKKVLYRQLKRARVEISNRMVCTRVLLDGEGAAAGVLGFDCRSGEFRVVRAKAVILACGAAGRLGLPSSGYLMGTYENPTNAGDGYAMAYHAGAELANLECFQINPLIKDYNGPACAYVTGPLGGYTANSKGERFIECDYWSGQMMWEFHQELEGGNGPVFLKLDHLAEETIQNIEEILHSNERPSRGQFHAGRGTDYRQHMVEMHISEIGFCSGHSASGVWVNEKAETSVKGLYAAGDMAAVPHNYMLGAFTYGWFAGVNAAHYVAGRELAEVDAEQVERERARVFAPLQREHGLPPAQVEYKLRRMVNDYLQPPKVTKKMQIGLARFAEIERDLEQMKASNPHELMRAMEVSVIRDCAEMAARASLFREESRWGLYHHRVDFPERNDSEWFCHCHLKKGEHGEMTSFRKAVEPYLIALDADEQTAYDRLRVKADAA
- a CDS encoding ABC transporter ATP-binding protein, which codes for MNSYQQAQGRIDGRGLSIRLGQGSEAFEAVQRLDFAVEPGEFVCILGPSGCGKSTLLGALAGHLVPSSGQLNVDSQPVAGPSPQRGMVFQHHTLLPWRSVLDNVAFGLKMQGLGRAERHRQAREMLQLVGLADFAGRWPNQLSGGMQQRAEIARVLINRPRLLLMDEPFGALDAQTRARMQELLLDIWASIRTTVVFVTHDIDEALFLADRILVMSPRPGRFIEDLRLDFARPRRASLLTSPEFTHLKRHCLALLRHEEGRELPRLTPLGLPDTDHPPLRIAL
- a CDS encoding DUF971 domain-containing protein; this translates as MNAPQAIRNLRGPGQLVLQWEDCEHSLSHTRLRGACPCSQCRAARLSGAISLVRDDVRVVQIESQGYGVQLVFSDGHERGIYPWAYLRDLVSTEIVAGHSQCNQLRP
- a CDS encoding ABC transporter substrate-binding protein, which codes for MRLVATVAGLALALTGLSASAENIRIAIGTQDTTINCATGGLLIRELGLLDKYLPHDGKYKDATYQVEWKNFTSGAPLTNEMVAGKLDFGAMADFPGSFNGVAHLDAGKRSLFISVLSGSVHGSGNGIVVPAASSVQSLAELKGKTISVPFASTAHGMLLRAVAAQGWDPQKDVRIIAQAPEIAGSALRSNRIEAHADFVPFAELFPNRGFARKIYDGAQANAPTFHGALVDADYAKKYPEVVTAYLRASLEADRLIAAQPEKYSELIEKVTGIEAEVNYLFHGPLGLQTRDLTWKPEYRQAVATSIDTLKLLKKTDRGLDTDRFIDDQYIRAAFKEAGLDYDKALKDYDAQPLKANDALTGKPITDFSRLAQIWVRGEDKVRHYASPEAALGALAQLEQEGKDIRAIYAQAADSGIKLLANQAWFVRNGKGELAAFLLKDQAEQYAKAHGGEALDFVSANQKLVAQR